The genomic window CGGCCGAGCCCGGCTCGTCCACGAACTGCGCCAGCGGAAGGCGCCGCGTGCCGACCGTCACCCGCAGGTCGGGAACCACGCGGCTCCACACGTGGTCGAAGATCTCCTTCAGGTCCGCGCAGTACACGCTGGGGTTGTCGTATCCGCGCGCCTCCGACCAGCGGTGCGGGAGGAATCCACCGCCGCACGCCCGCCGGTACTCGCACGCCGTACACGCCTCCGAGAGGCTTGATGCGGCGTCGAACGCACGCCGCCACACCGGGTCGGCGGTGACGTCCTGAAAAGTGTGCGTGAGGATCGAAACCTGGGTACGGGTCGCCTGGTACCCGGCGATCCGCAGCACGTCCAGCGGCTCCAGCGAGCCGTCTGTCAGCATCGCACACGTCTGGATCGGCCCGTAGCCGATCGACTCGAGGTGCGACTCGCCGCCCAGCACGCCCTTCAGCAGAGCGTGTGCGAAGCGGATCCGGACCCCCAGCGGGCCCATCTCGTCGTACCACGTATCAAAAAGCTCCTTGTAGTACGGCGCGATCGGCGCAGGCTGCTCCTGGTGCGTCGCGTCGGGGATCAGCACGTCGAAGCCCCTGATCCCGAGCTCTTCCACGAAGTGGCGTACCAGCCGCCTCGGGTCTTCGGCCGGCCGGCACACCGCCAGGATGCCGGGCTCGATCCCGTATCGGCGCAGCGTCTCCAGGGCAGCCGTGACCTTCCCATACGAGCCGCGCCCGGCGTGATCCACCCGGGCCAGGTCGTGCAGCTCCGGCGGACCGTCTATGCTGAGCGTGGTGCCGATGCGGTAAAAGCGGAAGACGGATGCCCACTCGTCGTCGATCAGCACCCCATTGGTGGTGATGGAGAGGTGGATGGAGCACCCGGTGCGGCCCTCCAGCTCCCTCAGGGCGTCGGCGAGCCGCACCATCCTCGCCTT from Longimicrobium sp. includes these protein-coding regions:
- a CDS encoding radical SAM protein, coding for MKLAARCNLNCTYCYWFRDASVYEKPKVLTEEAEGALLVKLEEHILRYGLKNFSILFHGGEPLLFGKARMVRLADALRELEGRTGCSIHLSITTNGVLIDDEWASVFRFYRIGTTLSIDGPPELHDLARVDHAGRGSYGKVTAALETLRRYGIEPGILAVCRPAEDPRRLVRHFVEELGIRGFDVLIPDATHQEQPAPIAPYYKELFDTWYDEMGPLGVRIRFAHALLKGVLGGESHLESIGYGPIQTCAMLTDGSLEPLDVLRIAGYQATRTQVSILTHTFQDVTADPVWRRAFDAASSLSEACTACEYRRACGGGFLPHRWSEARGYDNPSVYCADLKEIFDHVWSRVVPDLRVTVGTRRLPLAQFVDEPGSAVPV